In the Lampris incognitus isolate fLamInc1 chromosome 11, fLamInc1.hap2, whole genome shotgun sequence genome, one interval contains:
- the sp5a gene encoding transcription factor Sp5a has product MAAVAVLRNETLQAFLQDRTPNSSPENCKHSPLALLAATCNRIGGHHHGSNPADFLQVPYDPSLSSPSRLFHPWSTEGNPQSSLPGSSTFGLPAKHIQSSFSAHHELPLTPPADPSYPYDFSPVKMLPCSMQSLQSSCPPTYVPAVTYAAPTPIPPAMPSFVTGPSGLVHQQQRQLSPNPGEDIPWWSLQQGNPVSHHPSPLGPHRFQLQRGLVLGHTDFAQYQTQIAALLHTKSPLATARRCRRCRCPNCQSSASSDEPGRKKQHICHIPGCGKVYGKTSHLKAHLRWHSGERPFVCNWLFCGKSFTRSDELQRHLRTHTGEKRFVCPDCCKRFMRSDHLAKHVKTHQNKKSGRGHDKALDHVKREGALP; this is encoded by the exons ATGGCTGCGGTGGCCGTACTGCGCAACGAGACGCTCCAGGCTTTCCTGCAG GACCGAACTCCCAACTCCTCCCCGGAGAACTGCAAGCACTCCCCGCTCGCGCTCCTGGCGGCCACGTGTAACCGGATCGGGGGCCATCACCACGGATCCAACCCCGCGGACTTCCTCCAGGTCCCGTACGACCCCAGCCTGAGCTCCCCGTCGCGTTTGTTTCACCCGTGGAGTACCGAGGGGAACCCCCAGAGCAGCCTCCCCGGCAGCTCGACTTTCGGACTACCCGCCAAGCACATCCAGAGCTCCTTCAGCGCCCACCACGAGTTGCCCCTCACGCCCCCGGCGGACCCCTCGTACCCGTATGACTTCTCCCCCGTGAAGATGCTGCCGTGCTCTATGCAGTCCCTGCAGTCGTCCTGCCCCCCCACCTACGTCCCCGCGGTGACTTACGCCGCCCCGACGCCCATCCCGCCCGCCATGCCCAGTTTCGTGACGGGACCCTCCGGCCTCGTGCACCAGCAGCAAAGACAGCTGTCCCCCAACCCGGGGGAGGACATTCCGTGGTGGAGCCTGCAGCAGGGCAACCCCGTCAGCCACCACCCGTCGCCCCTCGGCCCCCACCGCTTCCAGCTGCAGCGAGGTCTGGTGCTGGGACACACGGACTTCGCGCAGTACCAGACCCAGATCGCCGCGCTGCTGCACACCAAGTCCCCGCTGGCCACCGCGCGGAGGTGCCGGAGGTGCCGGTGCCCCAACTGTCAGTCGTCCGCGTCCAGCGACGAGCCCGGCAGGAAAAAGCAGCACATCTGCCACATCCCGGGCTGCGGGAAGGTCTACGGCAAGACGTCGCACCTGAAGGCGCACCTGCGGTGGCACTCGGGCGAGCGGCCCTTCGTGTGCAACTGGCTGTTCTGCGGCAAGAGCTTCACGCGCTCGGACGAGCTGCAGAGACACCTGCGGACTCACACGGGGGAGAAGCGCTTCGTGTGCCCCGACTGCTGCAAGCGGTTCATGCGCAGCGACCACCTGGCCAAGCACGTGAAGACGCACCAGAACAAGAAGAGCGGCCGGGGCCACGACAAGGCGCTGGACCACGTCAAGCGGGAGGGCGCGCTGCCGTAG